In Microbulbifer elongatus, the DNA window GAAATTGCTTCGAGCTTCAATAACGTGGCATCCAGCGTTGCCTGAACTTCAACGCCTGTCTGTTCGATCTGCTGGTAGCGCGGCCGTACCGCGGGGGTTGGGGCGGTACTCTCCGGTATCAGAAGGGGCGTACGGCTGGTGCCGGAAAAGTGGCTGATGGCGAGGTCCCATATGTCGAAATAGTTCGACCATCGCACCGCCCAGTCAAGGTGGCGCTCTTCGGCTCCGGATTGATACTCAGGTTCCGAGATGACAGAAACGGGCATACGCAACCTGGCGCTTTCGGACGGGAACTCTCTGGTTCGAAAGTAGGGCAGGAGGTACCCCTGCAGCGAGCCCCAATTGTCCGTCCAGCTCAATTGCACCATGGGTTGTCCGAGTTTTTCTTCCCCGTCCATGTCTTCGACAAAATCATCCTGATTGATGATGTCGACAAGATGAAGCGATTCCGTTACGCCCCAGAATACCTTCTGTACTCCCACAGAGACACTGCCGGATTCAAGCGTGGTCAGCCAGTAGGCTTCTCGTAGATCGAAATGGGATCGCTGACTGTCGGCGCTATCTGTCCGCCCAAACGCACGTAACTGTATCTGGTGGCGGGTGGAGATCGGATGATTCTTCTCAATCTCACCGGATAGAGAGACGGCATGCTCTGACTGTTCGTCAAATCGTGGGGAATAGGGGAAATAGCGCGCCTGTGCGGCAATGTGCCCGTCGGTACTTGCGAGGGCGCAATTGCATGAGAGTAACAGCATTACCGCAATTAGTAGTCCACATCGGCGAGCACTCTGAGACAAAGTCCGTGGGTTCGCGTGTCCCTGCATATCAAATTTCCCCATACAACCTGGGCTCCGTATCCTGAAGCCCTCAGGGCGCCGCGGTGGAGACCGTTTCAGAAGTTGCTTTGTTCAGTCGGATAGCACCGCTGATATAGAGGGAACCGAGGGCGATGCACAGTAATGAAGACCAGAGCAGGAAAGCAGGCCGTGCCTGCAGCTCGGCGAAATAAGCCGACTCCGCTATAAACAGCAGCGGAACCCCGAGCAAGCCTCTGGCAAGGAGTATTGCGCCGATTGTGGAGAGTGCGAAACGCGTCAATGGTAGCCGCCGGATGATCCCGGCGGCTCCGAGCGCATAGCATGACCAGACGAAAAGAACGGAAGCAATGAACAGGGTGACCAGTGCCGGGTAGGTGGATCCACTCTCAGCCATTCGGGCCATTTCTTCGCCGGCACCCCAGAAACGATACCAGTCCGCTCCGCCGACGATAATGCAAATATGAAGAATTGATCCCACCAGAGTAACGATACCGGCAGCGAGAAGCGTGTTGCGTTGACTGATCATAAAAAGTCCTGGAATCTACAAAACATCGGGTCGATATGATACTCGGATTATTTCTGGTGCTTCATGCCGCTGCGGTGAAAAGTCGCAGGGTCGAAATCTACTCCGAACGTCAACTGATTGGTGGCGAGTACGGTTTTGTTTTTGTTCTGTACGTTGATCATGGTTTTGGTATTCGCGCGCCAGTAACGGTCCTGGTATAGCGCATAGTCTGACAACTCCAGTGTTTTCAGCAGGCTGCCTTTGCGGTCATAGTACTCCACCTTGCTCTGACGCAAGTGCTCCACATCCATCCAGACTTTCAGCTTGGTATATCCGGAATTCTCATATTTGGGAATATACTCGATGACGTGGTTCGCCTTCCCGTGAAGGTCTTCCATTCCAGAGTAGCGATAGTCGTACTTTTCGATTTCGAAGGATCCCACATCTTCGTATGCAAACTCACTACCCAGGAAAGGTCCGGACTTGTTTCGTGACGAAATGCGCTTAATACGTCCCAGTGCCGGCATATAGATCCACTGCTGATCGGGTTCCAGGACGCGGGATATGTTCAGGAAAACAGTTCCCTTGACGTCATGGGGGGTATCGAAAATTGTCAGACTTTTGTCACCATCGTCCGCTACCTCGAGCATCATGGTACGCAGTTCACGACTAACGCTATTACCGCGCTTATCGAACAGGGTCATGGTCATCTTTGCCGATGCGTCAACCCATCCGCTGTCCCGCTGCTTGCTTTCAGTGACGATCGCCACTGCTTTGTCGTCATTCGGTGCTGTCGCCCAGGTCGGGCTTAGCACTAGCGCTGCCAGTAACAAACTGGCGAATGTCATATTCCATTTCATGGTAAACCTCACTTTGAATCAATGTGAATGGACGTTAGGCCGATTGAGGCTGGGCTTGCGCGGGCACCGTTGAGGCGTCGGGCTTCTTGCGAAATGTCAGGACAAGTAATGCGGGAAGCAGTACAAGGTCGAGGACCAGAGCGATCAGGATGCACACCGCCGTCAACAGGCCCATTTCGGAGTTCACTTTGAAGTGTGACAGAGCCAGTATTCCGAAGCCGCCCGCCAGGATCAGGCTGGTACTGACAATGGCGCGACCTACGTGGCGAATACTCATGGACACTGCCTGATTGATATCAGTGCCCGCGCGCTGGTGGCGCAAACATCGATAAAGAAAGTGGATAGTGTCATCGACGACGATACCGAGACTCATGGCCGCCACTACGGAGACCGCCAGCCCCACCTCACCGACCGCGAGTCCCCAGAGACCAAAGGCCATGAGTGCGGGGGCTAGATTCGGTAACAGACTGATCATGCCGTACTTGAGTGAGCGCATCATCAACAGCATCAGCATCGATATCCCGATCAGTGCGAGTGCCGTTCCGGTGAGCATTGATTGGATGTTTCTCAGGCTGATATGCGCAAACATCAGGGTTGGGCTACCGGCCAGTACAGAGACCCCCTCATGTTGGTCCCACCAGTTTTTTGCACGTTTCTCAAATGCAAGAACCTGCTGCGTGGGTATGGTTGACAGGGTTGCGGAGACTCGCAGGGACGATTTGTCCAGGCTCATCTGGTTCTTCAGATCCAACCCGTAGGGTAGGGACATCTCGTACAGAAAGATGTACTGTGCGATTTCCTGTTCGGTGTCTGGCAGGCGCGCGTGCAGCGGGTCATCACCATGCAGGTTTTTGTTCAGGCGCTTTACTGTACTGACAAGAGAGCTTACGTGGGTTACTTCCGGCTGCACATTCAGCCAGTCCACGAAATCTTCCACTTTCTTCAGGTAGCTGGGGTCATAGACCCCGTTTTCCGATTCAGAGTCGATGGCGTAGTCGATAAAATAGAGGCCGGTGAGCCTCCTTTCAATTTCGTCACTGTCCGCGCGAAACTGGATGCTATTGTCAAAGTAATGCAGAAATGTGTCGTCGATCCGGTTCTTCGGCAGCTGTGCGATAAGGGCGACGACAACACACAGGCCGACCGCTGCAATTACGAGAGGCCTTGCCGTCACTGTTGCTGCCAGACGGTTCAACAGCCTGTCCGCACTGCGCAGAGTGATTCCTTGCCCGGTGACAGGCGGCAGGAACCAGAGAAGTGCGGGAAGCACGGTCAGGGAGAGTACCCCCGCGAAAACAATACCCAGCGCGGTAATGTTGCCGAGGTCCCGGAAAGGTGGGGAATCACTGAAGTTCATCCCCACAAAGCCAATAGCAGATGTAACCGAAGTCAGTAGGATCGGCATCCAGTTGTTGCTGTACGCATAGCGGATTGCCTTCCACTTGATTCGGGTAGTCTGTAGCTTGTACTGATAGGAAGAGATAAAGTGTATGCAGTCCGCAATCGCGATCGTTAGTATCATCAACGGTGCGGAGGCAGAAGGTGGCGTAAGCTGTATACCGATCCAGCCTGCGGTGCCCAAGGCCATCAGGACAGCCCCGAGGATGATACTGGTCGTTGCCAGAACCGCGGCCACAGAGCGAAACAGTGCATACAGGATAACCAGCATCAACAGCAGTGCCCCCGTGATCAGAGTTTCCCCATCCCGCATGGAAACCTCTGCGAATGCATAGTCCATCGGCACCACACCACTGACACGGATTGCCAGATCCGGGTGATCGGATTCGATGCTGGAGATCATCTTTCTTACAGCTTCCATCACTTCTTTAGGCTGACCCGGTGTTCGCTCGTCGGGAAAGCTGATAGTGATGTACAGCGCCGTATGGGCACTGTCGCTGGAGAGAAGGCGCCCCACAAGTTCCGTCTGTGCAAGGGCATCCTGATTGGCCTCTTTCAGAAATCTTGATGAAAGAGGCTGATCGGAAGGAACCAGATCGCGTACCGTGAGGTCATCGGCCTCGGCTTCACTAAATTGAAAGTTGGTGATGGAGTCTACTCGCGTGGAGTAGGGTATCTGCCATGAGGTTTCAGTCAGTGCATGGATTGCGGAGATGGTCGATGGGGTGAACACCTGACCATCTTCAGGTGACACCATGATCATGACGGTATCACTCTTCACAAACCGGTCCTGAATGGTGTCAAACGCCCTGAGTTCGGGATTCCCATCATCGTAGAAAGCGTGATAGTCGGTATTGAAGCTCAGGTTGGGTATACCCGCTGTCAGTCCAATTGCAATGAGCGCCAGTACGGCGAGCAACATATAGCGGTATTTCTTGATTGCACTGTCCATGTTTTACGCTTTCTGATGATGAGTTTGTAAGTAATCGGAGAGTTGCCAGGTTTATGCGGGCTCTGTTTTCGCCTGATCAATCACCTCCATGCTGGTGGCTGAAACTTTAAGCGTACCGCGTGCACAGATTTTGCCTTTCTGTACCGCCTGGACTCTGAATTCCCGAAATGCTTCACTGTCGCTCACCATTTTTACCCGTAGCTCCAGTAGCGCACCGGGAAATACCGCTTTTGGAAACTTGATGTCGGAGTGCAACAGAACATATACCTTTGCTGGAGACGCTTCTTGAGCTGCCGTGGAATATCTTGATTCCAGCGCGAGAAACGCGGCACATGACTGCGCCAATGCTTCGGTTACGAGCACACCCGGCATGATCGGAAAGCCGGGAAAGTGCCCCTTGAACCAGTAGTCGTCATCGCTTACCGAACGCTGCGCGTGTAGAGCCTCGCCCGGCAAATACTCGATGACTTCATCGATCAGCAAAAACGGGTCGCGATGCGGTATAAGATCGCACACATCGATGTTTTCAATCATTTGCATGTCCTACTGCTTCTGAAAAACCACAAGGCTGTGTTGTCCGTCATCATCACACGCCAGGATGCCAATGGTCGAAGGCGCTGTTACCGGCTCCCCATACAGGAACGGTCCTGCCTCTTCTGGAACCTGCAGGTTCTGCGACAATAGTTCATTCGCCCACCCGGCGAAGAGAAACGAGTTGGCACATTCGCCCGCCTGGCCGAGCCATGCCTCACCATCGATCACATACTGCGCACTGTTGCTCGCGTACATCGCCGCCGCTAATGCTTTACTGGCGCCGTAGAATCCGGATGAAGCCGTAATCACGAGGCAATCAAGGCCATTAGGGAGGTTCTGTCCGTTAACCGCCTGATTGATTGCTGCCACCGCGTTATTTACGTCTGGCGTCGGATTGGTGAAAAGGGTTGGAATATGGATGCGCACCAGGTCACTTTCCTGACAGCGACGGACCACGAAACCACATGCCACCTCTCTTGGCGTTGGGGTGAGCGTTTGATGATAAGGCGAGTACACCTCCACTGCACCTACGATGCCCCTGTTGATGGACTCGTTCTCAATGCTCAGAAAAGCGAGATCCAGCGTATGTGCAAGACCGGATTGACCGGAGGAGACAGTACAATTGGGACCCTGAATTCCTGCGAAACGCGCAAAATGACTGGCGACCACGTTTGACAGGGTGTTTGGGGCGTGCAGGGGGCTCACGTAATCCGGTCCGTGATTCCGCGCACACATATCAAATGCGAAATCATCCTCCAGATTAATGTTTTCGCCGGCGAAGAAAATGCCAATGGCACCCGGATCCGTCTCCAGTGCAATTTTTGCCTCTGTGTCGGCTAGAAGCCTGTGGGCGGTAGAGCTGAATAATTTTGTGGCTGCACTCAGGTGGCGACTTTTCCCAATGCTTTTGTCCGCATCGTAGTTGGAAAAGGTGCCCGTCAGCGCCTGTGATTTGATGGCGTCATAGTATGAGTCAGCGGCAATGGACTCTGGAAATTTAACGGTAATTTGTTCTATGGCAAACGTCATGGTGGCACCTTATTCGTAGCGGCTCATTACAATGGAAGCGACATTGCCACCGAAGGCAAATGCATTGCTCAGTACATGATCGACTTTCGCTTCCCGGGCGTGATTAGGAATAATATCGAGCGGGTAGGGGAACGCAGGATCCAGGGTTTCCGTATTTGCCGTGGGTGGCAATGCCTGCTCCTTTAGTGCCAGAACGCAGGCAACCGCTTCGAATCCGCTTGCGGCTCCCATACAATGACCAATCAGAGATTTGATTGAACTTACCGGAACTTCGCGCAAGGTGTCGCCGAAGACACGATGAAGTGCAATTGCTTCCGATTCATCGTTCGCACGGGTTCCGGTACCATGTGCACTAATATAGTCAATATCCGCTTTTTCGATATCGGCCATTTTCAGCGCCTGCTCCATCGCCCGTACTGCACCGTTCCCTTCTGGATGTGGTGCGGTAGCGTGGTAGGCATCACAGGTAAGGGCGTACCCGGTGACTTCTGCGTAGATTTTCGCATTGCGCGCCTTGGCATGTTGCAGCTCTTCCAGTACCAAAAACGCAGCGCCTTCACCCACGACCATTCCATCGCGGTGCTCGTCGAAAGGACGACAGGGCCCTTTGGTGGATGCATTGAGGCGATGGAAAATGGTGTAGCAGGTACGACTGAATGGGTCCGCACCACCAGCCAGGATAACGTCATTGCGGCCACTGCGAATCCGATCAAAGCCCACCCCAACAGAGTAGTTTCCAGCCGCGCAGGCGTTCACTAATGTTGCGGATCCGCCGTACATTGCCAGTCGTTTTGCGGTCTCAGCACTCAGCTTCGCGGGACTGAAGTTTTGAATATCGGCTTTGGAGACAATGGCCGGATCCTGATCCTCTTGCAGGTCGTGCCGGTCAATCGCGCGCTCCACAAGATCCTGGTTGCCCATAGTAGTACCAACGAGAACCCCGTAATTGTTCGGTCTATTCGGGTCAATGTTGAGACCTGCATCCGTAAGGGCCATGCTCCCCGCAGCCACGCTATATCCCACTGCCTGCCCATAGGTAGTCAGGCTCTGGTCTTTGCTTTGCGGCAACTGATCCCAGTCTTTCACTTCGGCTGCCAGAGGGCGAGGGTATTTATCCGCGTCCAGTTTCGACAGCGTGTCTATCCCACTCTGGCTATCCATCAATCCTCCCCAGAATGACTGAATCTGACTGCCGAGAGGTGATACCACCCCGATACCCGTAACTACTACTCTTCGCATTGTACTCTCCTTGTGGCGCAGTTGATTTCGCGCGGGTAAGTTGTGCTAGGCGCTCAAGCCGCCATCAATAACCAGTGTCTGTCCGGTGATATAATCCGCGTGATCTGACAACAGGAACAGTGTGGCTTTGGCCACTTCACTCACTTCGCCTACGCGTCTTGCGGGAATCAGTTTGGTGAGTTTCTTCATGGCCTGCTCATTCATCTGCTCGACCATGTCCGTTCGGATAAATCCCGGGGCGATACAGTTGACCTGTACACCAAAGCGCGCCATCTCGTGGCTCAGTGTTTTGGTCAGGCCTACCAGCCCCGCTTTGGAGGCAGAATAGTTTGCCTGTCCTGCGCTCGCCTGGAGGCCACTCACCGAGGAAATGAACAGCACTTTGGCACGATCCTGGTGAATCATCTGCTTCAGAGCGGCCTGGGTCATATAGGCGCTGCCTGACAGATTGGTGCCAATCACGCTATCCCAGTTTTCCGCAGGCATCGTCATAAATGCCTGATCGGCGGTGATGCCGGCATTGTTGACCAGCGCGTAGAGATTACCCTCCTGTGCTAACACATCTTCTACAAGGGCCTGGCATTGCGCCGCGTCAGATACATCTGCCTGTACGCCGCGACAGTGGCGACCTGCTTCGACATTACTGCCCTCAATATCACGTGCCAATGCCTCATTGCTCCGGTAGGTGAATATAACTTTTGCGCCACTTTGGCAGAGAGCGTCCACGATTCCTTTGCCAATCCCTCTTGTACCACCTGTGACGATGACCGTTTTATCTTTTAATGAGCTGTACATTGTTTTCTCACATTAATGCTTTTAAGTCAGAATGTTTTCCGGATGAATTTAAAGGCAGGCGCAGGATCAGATCGACCATCCGCTCCATACTGCTTCGATGAAGCTTTCTTGGCACAAATGGCGCGCTGACGCTATGCCACTGCTGGTGTAGCTGCTCGACGATCCCCTCCCTACAGTCAGCCGCTTGAATTTCCTGGATGCAACGCTGAGTGTGAACCAGACAATTCTGAATAAGGTTTTCATCACCCTCGGGTGAGAGAATTCCGTGATGCGCCGTCACTATCTCGCGGACCGGCAACTTACACAGCGCCCGGAGCGATTCCAGATAGGCTTCCGCATCGTCAAATATCAGCGGGCGCCAACATCTGGTTACAGGGTCGAGCTCGCCCAGGCAGTCACCAGTGAAGAGTCGCTGTCTTCTGGCATCGTAAAAGCAAGTGTGATCCGGCGAGTGCCCGGGTGTTGCCACAGCAGTAACCGTCAGATGGTTGCCAGCTACAAATGACGCACCGGGATCAATTGCTTTTACAGGAAGCTTATCCAGGCGCTGGCACGATCTCCCAATTTCCGGAGTGCCCAGGGTCGCATTCAATCGGTCAATGACATCTCGAGTTGACGCACTCTGCCAACTTTCGATGGTTGCCCGGCTAGCGACAATTTCGACATTCGGCATAAGTGGCGCGACATAGCAAAGCATCCCGCAATGGTCATAGTGCTTATGGGATATAAACCAGTAGCGAATTGCCTTGAGATCTATTCCACGTGCTTGCAGCTGCTCGATGAACAGATCACAGTCACGACTGATGCCTCCCTCAAATAAAGCGAACTCTCTGTCGTTGATTGGTGCAACGTAAACCGGAACATTGGCTGATCCCAGAACCAGCAGCTGCTCACATTCGTGGTCGTCGCGGAGTGGGATCTGCATGTTCAAGGCACTCGATACACCAGGCTTCCCCAGGTGGCGCCCGACCCATAGGCAAGACAGAGCACCGTCTGGCCAGATGAAAGGCGGTTCATGTTCAAAGCGAGAGTCGCCGGTAGGGACGCCGAGGCCATGTTGCCGAGCTTGTGTACTGTTACCAGGAATTTCTCTTTTGGGATGCGAAGTTCCTCGCGAACACAGTCGAGTATCCGGAGATTAGGCTGATGACATATCACGTAGTCGATGTCATCCAGTGTCAAATCATTGTGTTCGAGGGTTTCCTTTGCCAGCCGAATCAGGGTTCCGCTCGCGTGTTCGAACATTGGGCGTCCGTTCATGACGAACTCGGTTTCTCCTGCCTCGAATTGCTCTGGGGTCAGGAATCGCATACCTGCGGATCCTGGGGCCTTCGTCATCAGCAGGTCGAAATAATTGCCGTCTGCGCCCAGCTGGCAATCCAGCATTCCCGATGCTGAATCGTCTGTTTTGCGAACAACCGCCGCTGCCGCACCATCTCCAAGAAGAATGGCAAGATTTCTTCCCCGATCGGAGCAGTCCATGCGCTTGGACAATACTTCACCGCAAATAATCAGGATGTTCTCGTACTTTTCATTGTTGAGGAGTGCATCAGCCAGCTCGAGGCCGTAAACGAAACCACTGCACTGGGCGCGCAGATCCATGGCCGGCACACAGTCCAGTCCCAGCTTCCGCTGGATCAAGCAGGCCTGAGATGGGTCGTGGTGGTCTGGCGACAGTGTGTTGACCAGCAGAAAGTCGATCTCCGACGGGCCGATTCCAGCATTTTCCATTGCCTGTATTGCGGCGGGAATCATTAAGTCGCTACATGCTTGACCGCTTGCCGCGTGATGTCGATAAATGACACCAGTGCGTTCGATAATGAACTCCTCTGACGTATTCATCATATTGACGAGGTCCGCATTCGACACGCACCGATCGGGTATTGTGCAACCCATTCCCGCTATCTCTAAAGCCATGAGATTTTCCGCTGCCTCAATTATTTGAAAATATTGTCCATTTTACTGGCGAGATAGATATTGCCCTTCACCAGCAGTTTACGGGTCAATATCGCTGTCATTCCTTTCAATTCGTTATTTACAAGCCGCAGATAGGAGTGCTCGTCAGTCTCAAAAGTGACATCCGGGTTTTCTTTGCGGCCATCAAGAATGGAGAAAGCACCATTGTTGACATGGATACAGAACTCTTTGCCATTTTCGCCGTTGATAATCCATTGATACTTTGCATCCACGCCTTTGCTTGCGTCGGGTTGGAAGCGCGCATCCATAGAGTGGATGACTTCTTCGATCGAATTTAGCCGTTGAGACATCAGTGTTGACCCTTTGCTAATGCTTTATTGATAACGCGCTCGAAACCTTGCATCACCCAGATATCGTGGTAGTCCGGATGGTAGATACCAGACTTCACAAAGTAGTGAATAGAGGGCATGACGAGTTGATCATTTAACTGCTGTCGGTGCTCAGAACAGAGAATGACATCGAGCAGGCGTTCGTGGTCCTGGAAAGCCGGGTCCTGAAATCCGATCTTCTCAAAGCAGTCGATATTGGTGATACCTTGATCAACCAGCTGGCGAAGATAGACCGCGGTTAACTCCTGAGCTTGCTGTTTGAAGGTGGGGTCACTGTCGATCAGGTTCTGAATCATCTGTTGACCCCACTTGATGTGCCGCATCTCTTCTTTCCAGTGGGCCTGTACTACGGCCTTTGCCATGGGGTGCACATAATCGGCATCAACGTCAAGCCGCTGGTATTCATCAGCAATCCATTCGATGACCATGGTCAGGAAAACCGCCATCAGGGGGTATTGGCCAGTACCGGCGTTATCGTCGTAAAAGGTTCTGAGAAAGTCCGGCATCGGGTATATATCGCTGCCGTAATACCGAATGGCTTTCTTGAAAACGAGGGTGTGGACCAGCTCTTCCTTGATGAAGTGCTTCATATAGTCTCTTACCAGCGGAAGATCATCGAAGGCTCCGTTGTTGAGTTCCTTCATGTAGTACTCGACAACAAGGGATTCCAGGTGCACAAAGGCAGACCACCAGGTGATCATCTCTTCTTGAGACAGTTTCTGGATCTCCTCCGGTGTGGCTTTGTCCCAGAACTCTGTGCCATAAATGGAAATGCGCTCCTTTTTCTTCAGATAGGGCGGCTCCAGAACTTCCAGGTTCCATGGATGATCGTGAAGGGTGCTCATGGACTTTTTTTCTGAGGACAGAATGAGCCGCTCAGTGACTTTGTTGATGCGGTCAATATTGGATTGGTCTACGGTAGCCTGCTGAGACATGACGTTATGCTCCTTCTGCAACTTGCTGGCGATTTCGGATGGTGGCTGCGGTGAACCCCAGGCACATGGCGGGTTCATAACCGGCACCATTTATCCAGGTGCCAACGAATTGAAGTCCCTGAAATGGTGGTTTTTGCAGGAATCGAACGTTTCTCTTCGGGATTGGCTTGTACCCGAACGACGATCCCCCGTATGAGTTGGTAAACTTCTTACTGGTTCTGGGTGTCGATACATCGAAGTACCGGATGTGCTTTTTGATATCCGGAAAATGTGACGCAAATCGGTCGATAAGAAGCTGGGCAATGGCGATTTTTCTTCGTTTATAGGACTGTCGGTCCAGCTCGAACCAGTCCGACTGATGATCTAACACCTCCAGTTGAATGACATTTCCGTATGTGCTGTCCAGAACCGAGTAATTCGATACCGAAAGTGGCCAGTGCTGGTATCTCTCATCTGATGCAGAGAGACCGTCGGCACAGTCCAGATATTGCGTCGATGCGAACAGGTAGTCATCTTTCGTGATACCAATCTCGCTTGGTGCTCGGTCAAGCCCCAGATACACGATGAACGCACCCAGCCCAAACTCCAGAGATTCGAGCTTCCCGGTGAAGCTGTCTAGCGCCGGGCTCGGAGGCGTAAGGTTGGGTATCTGGTGGGGGCAGCCGGTAAACACCGTATGCTCCGCGGTAATATCGTACCGTCTGGATAGGCAGCCTGTGACAGTGTCACCGTCTGTTTTGAGCGAACTCACTTCTTCACGTACGATCAGTTCGCCGCCTCGGCGTACAAACTCGTCAGCAAGCGTGTCAGAAAGTGCCTGTGATGAGCCTCTCACATACCGCTTCTCGGTGAAAAAGAAGGTGTAGGCAAAGTGCAGGAAGTAGAGCGCATCTACTTCATAAGCCTCAACCCCGAGGTTGATGGCGATCGCGCAGAAAAGGGTGATCAGCTCACGGTTTCGAAACAGTGTGCAGAGATAGTCATAGGTAGTGATGCGGCTCAATTGCCTTCCGCGTACAATCTCTTCAAAGCTGAGCTCGTATTCCCCCAATGCCAGCCGTGCAATCATATAGTTTTGATAGCCACAACCCTTGATATCCGCGATGAATCGGTGAATTGACTCCCTTTCGTCAGGGAATTCACGCAGTAAT includes these proteins:
- a CDS encoding diiron oxygenase; this encodes MSQQATVDQSNIDRINKVTERLILSSEKKSMSTLHDHPWNLEVLEPPYLKKKERISIYGTEFWDKATPEEIQKLSQEEMITWWSAFVHLESLVVEYYMKELNNGAFDDLPLVRDYMKHFIKEELVHTLVFKKAIRYYGSDIYPMPDFLRTFYDDNAGTGQYPLMAVFLTMVIEWIADEYQRLDVDADYVHPMAKAVVQAHWKEEMRHIKWGQQMIQNLIDSDPTFKQQAQELTAVYLRQLVDQGITNIDCFEKIGFQDPAFQDHERLLDVILCSEHRQQLNDQLVMPSIHYFVKSGIYHPDYHDIWVMQGFERVINKALAKGQH
- a CDS encoding phytoene desaturase family protein yields the protein MIEIHSMKERAKIFADELVVGAGLTGLVYGNVAAAAGKRVVVIDKHTKVGGYATNFARKGEYIFDCSLHKITGFGESGNLENALGRAGLLNLVEFETYEHLTNIFIGKRNLRISAKPDEFVAQLLREFPDERESIHRFIADIKGCGYQNYMIARLALGEYELSFEEIVRGRQLSRITTYDYLCTLFRNRELITLFCAIAINLGVEAYEVDALYFLHFAYTFFFTEKRYVRGSSQALSDTLADEFVRRGGELIVREEVSSLKTDGDTVTGCLSRRYDITAEHTVFTGCPHQIPNLTPPSPALDSFTGKLESLEFGLGAFIVYLGLDRAPSEIGITKDDYLFASTQYLDCADGLSASDERYQHWPLSVSNYSVLDSTYGNVIQLEVLDHQSDWFELDRQSYKRRKIAIAQLLIDRFASHFPDIKKHIRYFDVSTPRTSKKFTNSYGGSSFGYKPIPKRNVRFLQKPPFQGLQFVGTWINGAGYEPAMCLGFTAATIRNRQQVAEGA
- a CDS encoding SCP2 sterol-binding domain-containing protein, which translates into the protein MSQRLNSIEEVIHSMDARFQPDASKGVDAKYQWIINGENGKEFCIHVNNGAFSILDGRKENPDVTFETDEHSYLRLVNNELKGMTAILTRKLLVKGNIYLASKMDNIFK